The Paenibacillus sp. G2S3 region CCAATTTGCCATCTTTAACAACTAGCCAAGCCCAGCCACTGCCGAAACGAGTAGTTGCTGCTGCTGCGAAATCTTCTTTGAATTTTTCGAATCCGCCCAGTTCGCTATCAATAGCTGCTGCAAGTGCGCCAGTTGGTGCGCCGCCGCCGTTTGGTCCGATAACTTCCCAGAACAGGGTGTGGTTAGCGTGTCCGCCACCATTGTTACGAACAGCAGTACGGATAGCTTCTGGTACAGCGTTCAGATCTGTAAGAAGTTCTTCGATGCTTTTGCTTTGCAATTCAGGTGCCTTTTCCAAAGCTGCGTTCAGATTAGTCACATATGTGTTATGGTGTCTATCATGGTGAATTTCCATCGTCAAAGCGTCGATGTGTGGTTCGAGTGCGTTGTTTGCATAAGGAAGTGCTGGTAATTGAAATGCCATGGAAAAATCCCTCCTGAGTATATTAGAATTTGTATAGATAAAGAACTTCGGCGGTTTATCGTCAAAATTCTTTATTGTTGATATGTACTATAGGGTATCTCCCAATAGGATACTTTAATTAAACAGTATCTGGATCAATAATGCAACACTAAACAAACATAAATGTTTATAAAGTATGATGGGAGTGTAAACAGGATTATCAATTGTGTTTAAAATGTTAAAAGTAAGAGCCTTCACCCTATAGACATGTATCCTTATAATTACCCTTATAATGAAACAATGAATCTCAGTCGAAATGTAAACGCTTGATATTAACCGCTTTCAAAAGAAAAG contains the following coding sequences:
- a CDS encoding superoxide dismutase: MAFQLPALPYANNALEPHIDALTMEIHHDRHHNTYVTNLNAALEKAPELQSKSIEELLTDLNAVPEAIRTAVRNNGGGHANHTLFWEVIGPNGGGAPTGALAAAIDSELGGFEKFKEDFAAAATTRFGSGWAWLVVKDGKLAVTSTPNQDNPISEGATPILGLDVWEHAYYLNYQNKRPDYIKAFWNVVNWEEVGKRYESAK